In Lutra lutra chromosome 6, mLutLut1.2, whole genome shotgun sequence, the following are encoded in one genomic region:
- the SAPCD1 gene encoding suppressor APC domain-containing protein 1 isoform X2 has protein sequence MGTRQERMGRDQPWHPWAWLCPSHLRAMGSQGPGGPPRVRAPYTVLLLPLGTSCRDPGARSFFLWLQRMQALEREQDALWQGLELLEHGQAWFEGRLREAQHQQLHLGALGENFLTDLHSEPRGPQLAQIQRVNMCLQNLIQEKASSYAAQDWKGRPRKQNLQQQQELLRQKGGIRPKGETPQLGCPKMQKGPTRV, from the exons ATGGGCACAAGGcaggagagaatggggagggacCAGCCCTGGCACCCGTGGGCGtggctctgcccttcccacctccgAGCCATGGGGAGCCAGGGTCCTGGTGGACCGCCCCGGGTCCGGGCTCCCTACACGGTTCTGCTGCTGCCTCTGGGAACAAGCTGCCGAGACCCAGGGGCCCGGAGCTTTTTCCTCTGG CTGCAGAGGATGCAGGCTCTGGAGAGGGAGCAGGACGCCCTGTGGCAGGGGCTGGAGCTGCTGGAGCATGGCCAGGCCTGGTTTGAGGGCCGTCTGAGGGAGGCCCAGCACCAACAGCTGCATCTAGGGGCCCTCGGTGAG AATTTTCTAACAGATTTACACTCAGAGCCTCGTGGCCCCCAGTTAGCCCAGATTCAAAGGGTGAACATGTGTTTGCAGAATCTGATTCAGGAGAAG GCTAGTTCCTATGCTGCCCAGGACTGGAAGGGAAGGCCAAGGAAGCAGAACTTACAGCAGCAACAG gAGTTGCTGAGGCAGAAGGGAGGCATTCGGCCAAAAGGAGAGACCCCTCAGCTGGGCTGTCCCAAGATGCAGAAGGGCCCAACCCGTGTGTAA
- the SAPCD1 gene encoding suppressor APC domain-containing protein 1 isoform X4, with amino-acid sequence MGTRQERMGRDQPWHPWAWLCPSHLRAMGSQGPGGPPRVRAPYTVLLLPLGTSCRDPGARSFFLWLQRMQALEREQDALWQGLELLEHGQAWFEGRLREAQHQQLHLGALGENFLTDLHSEPRGPQLAQIQRVNMCLQNLIQEKVSLLFFQTLPPPPPSPYPLNKASSYAAQDWKGRPRKQNLQQQQELLRQKGGIRPKGETPQLGCPKMQKGPTRV; translated from the exons ATGGGCACAAGGcaggagagaatggggagggacCAGCCCTGGCACCCGTGGGCGtggctctgcccttcccacctccgAGCCATGGGGAGCCAGGGTCCTGGTGGACCGCCCCGGGTCCGGGCTCCCTACACGGTTCTGCTGCTGCCTCTGGGAACAAGCTGCCGAGACCCAGGGGCCCGGAGCTTTTTCCTCTGG CTGCAGAGGATGCAGGCTCTGGAGAGGGAGCAGGACGCCCTGTGGCAGGGGCTGGAGCTGCTGGAGCATGGCCAGGCCTGGTTTGAGGGCCGTCTGAGGGAGGCCCAGCACCAACAGCTGCATCTAGGGGCCCTCGGTGAG AATTTTCTAACAGATTTACACTCAGAGCCTCGTGGCCCCCAGTTAGCCCAGATTCAAAGGGTGAACATGTGTTTGCAGAATCTGATTCAGGAGAAGGTGAGTTTATTGTTTTTC caaaccctgccccctcccccgccctccccatATCCCCTAAATAAGGCTAGTTCCTATGCTGCCCAGGACTGGAAGGGAAGGCCAAGGAAGCAGAACTTACAGCAGCAACAG gAGTTGCTGAGGCAGAAGGGAGGCATTCGGCCAAAAGGAGAGACCCCTCAGCTGGGCTGTCCCAAGATGCAGAAGGGCCCAACCCGTGTGTAA
- the SAPCD1 gene encoding suppressor APC domain-containing protein 1 isoform X1 — protein sequence MGTRQERMGRDQPWHPWAWLCPSHLRAMGSQGPGGPPRVRAPYTVLLLPLGTSCRDPGARSFFLWLQRMQALEREQDALWQGLELLEHGQAWFEGRLREAQHQQLHLGALGEVRSCCAVWGSRDMGAEPDTTLERQELTGRDHELEAADDWMPPSVRLVFIVGIGGGWPAFHSEGHGLDHSTEMGEWPGLFQWGRTRQGGSVRNKERGTVLFAGGWRNWIVKEMGVESIGFFYLP from the exons ATGGGCACAAGGcaggagagaatggggagggacCAGCCCTGGCACCCGTGGGCGtggctctgcccttcccacctccgAGCCATGGGGAGCCAGGGTCCTGGTGGACCGCCCCGGGTCCGGGCTCCCTACACGGTTCTGCTGCTGCCTCTGGGAACAAGCTGCCGAGACCCAGGGGCCCGGAGCTTTTTCCTCTGG CTGCAGAGGATGCAGGCTCTGGAGAGGGAGCAGGACGCCCTGTGGCAGGGGCTGGAGCTGCTGGAGCATGGCCAGGCCTGGTTTGAGGGCCGTCTGAGGGAGGCCCAGCACCAACAGCTGCATCTAGGGGCCCTCGGTGAGGTACGGAGCTGCTGTGCCGTGTGGGGGAGCAGGGACATGGGGGCAGAGCCTGACACCACCCTGGAAAGGCAAGAGTTAACAGGCAGGGATCATGAACTGGAAGCAGCTGATGACTGGATGCCACCAAGTGTTAGGTTGGTGTTCATTGTTGGGATTGGAGGAGGCTGGCCTGCATTCCATTCAGAGGGACATGGTCTGGATCACTCCACTGAGATGGGGGAGTGGCCTGGATTATTTCAGTGGGGCAGGACTAGACAGGGAGGATCCGTAAGGAATAAGGAAAGGGGTACTGTGCTATTTGCGGGGGGATGGAGGAACTGGATTGTTAAAGAGATGGGAGTGGAGAGTATTGGGTTTTTCTACCTGCCTTGA
- the VWA7 gene encoding von Willebrand factor A domain-containing protein 7 isoform X3 encodes MLPADVPLSHQSPPVLSLLLLLLQLLPPTASFFPNIWSLLAAPGSVTHQDLTEEAALNVTLQLFLEQPPPGRPPLRLKDFLGRTLLADDLFAAYFGPGFPSRRFRAALGEVSRANAAQDFLPTSRNDPDLHFDAERLGQGRMRLVGALREALVAARALEHTLARQRLGAALHTLQDFYSHSNWVELGQQQPHPHLLWPRQELRSLARVDDPTCSDCEELSCPGNLLGFTLLTSGYFGTHPSKPPDLFPNPGKCSHGGRFDRSSSQPPRGGINKDSTSPGFSPHHTLHLQAAKLALQASIQAFSLLRNRLGDRGFSRLLDISPASSLSFVLDTTGSMGEEINAAKIQARHIVEQRRGSPMEPVHYVLVPFHDPGFGPVFTTSDPDSFWQQLNEIHALGGGDEPEMCLSALELALLHTPPLSDIFVFTDASPKDAMLTSRVESLTQERRCRVTFLVTEDPSRVQGRARREVLSPLRFEPYEAVALASGGEVIFTKDEHIQDVAAIVGDSMADLVTLPLEPPVVVSGRPLVFSVDSLLQKVTVRIHREVSSFWIRNPAGVSQGQEEGEGPLGHTRRFGQFWIVTLNDPPQTGTWEIQVTAEGTPRVRVQAQTSLDFLFYFGIPMEDGPHPGLYPLTQPVAGLQTQLLVEVTGLGSRGKPGDPRPHFSHIVLRGVPDGAEQGRVPLEPTGPRERGLFTASLPPALLSTTGPFTVELIGQDGEGRGLHRAATQPCTVVPVLLELGGSPGFLAPGSKVPLSLRITSFSGPQDLDLRTSVSPSFPLTSNLSRVRLELNESAWGFLCLEVPDSAMTDSVVTVTVTVTGREASPGPPTHAFLRLLVLGPALQVRSEHLGGAAGTCVWRQEGDGDNEEDARGPVCRDSPHLFEVYALP; translated from the exons ATGCTCCCTGCAGACGTGCCCCTCTCCCACCAGAGCCCTCCGGTGCtgtcgctgctgctgctgctgctgcagctgctgccCCCCACAGCTTCCTTCTTCCCCAACATCTGGAGCCTCCTGGCTGCCCCCGGCTCCGTCACCCACCAGGACCTGACTGAGGAGGCGGCCCTCAACGTCACCCTACAGCTCTTCCTGGAGCAGCCGCCCCCAGGTCGGCCCCCACTTCGGCTTAAGGACTTCCTG GGCCGCACCCTCCTCGCTGACGACCTCTTTGCTGCCTACTTTGGACCTGGATTTCCTTCCCGGCGGTTCCGAGCAGCCTTAGGTGAGGTGTCTCGTGCCAATGCAGCCCAGGACTTCCTGCCAACATCCAGGAACGACCCTGACCTGCACTTCGATGCAGAGAGGCTAGGCCAGGGACGCATGCGCCTGGTGGGGGCTCTCCGGGAGGCCCTGGTGGCAGCCAGGGCCCTGGAGCACACCCTGGCCCGCCAGCGCCTCGGGGCTGCGCTTCACACTTTGCAG GATTTCTATAGTCACAGCAACTGGGTGGAACTGGGGCAGCAGCAACCACACCCTCACCTCCTCTGGCCGAGGCAGGAGCTCCGGAGCCTGGCACGAG TGGATGATCCTACCTGCTCTGATTGTGAGGAGTTGAGCTGCCCTGGGAATTTGTTGGGCTTTACACTCCTCACGTCTGGCTACTTTGGAACTCATCCCTCCAAACCTCCAG ATCTCTTTCCCAATCCAGGGAAATGTAGCCATGGGGGCCGTTTTGACCGGAGCAGTTCCCAGCCCCCACGGGGAGGCATCAACAAGGATAGCACATCCCCAggcttctccccccaccacacactaCACCTCCAGGCGGCAAAACTGGCCCTTCAGGCCTCCATCCAGGCCTTCAGTCTCCTGAGAAACCGCCTGGGAGACAGAGGTTTCTCCAG ACTGCTGGACATcagcccagcctccagcctgAGCTTCGTCCTGGACACTACAGGCAGTATGGGTGAGGAGATCAATGCTGCCAAAATCCAGGCTCGCCACATTGTGGAACAGCGGCGGGGCAGCCCCATGGAGCCCGTCCACTACGTCCTGGTGCCTTTCCACGATCCAG ggTTTGGTCCTGTCTTTACAACCAGTGACCCTGACAGCTTCTGGCAACAGCTCAATGAGATCCATGCTTTGGGGGGTGGAGATGAGCCTGAGATGTGCCTGTCGGCCCTGGAG ctgGCTCTGCTGCACACCCCTCCGCTCTCAGACATCTTTGTCTTCACTGACGCCTCCCCCAAGGATGCCATGCTCACCAGCCGGGTGGAATCCCTAACTCAAGAGCGGCGCTGCAGA GTGACGTTCCTAGTGACTGAAGACCCATCGAGGGTTCAGGGCCGAGCTCGGCGTGAGGTCTTGTCCCCTCTGCGTTTTGAACCATATGAAGCGGTGGCCCTGGCCTCAGGAGGAGAGGTCATCTTCACCAAGGACGAGCACATTCAAGATGTGGCCGCCATTGTTGGGGACAGCATGGCTGACCTG GTTACCCTTCCCCTGGAGCCTCCTGTTGTGGTGTCTGGGAGGCCACTTGTGTTCAGTGTGGATTCGCTGCTCCAGAAGGTCACAGTTCGGATCCACAGGGAGGTCAGCAGCTTCTGGATCAGGAACCCTGCAG GGGTCTCCCAGGGCCAGGAGGAAGGTGAGGGGCCTCTAGGACACACGCGTCGCTTTGGGCAGTTCTGGATAGTTACCTTGAATGACCCGCCACAGACAGGGACCTGGGAGATCCAGGTCACAGCTGAGGGCACGCCCCGGGTGAGAGTGCAAG CTCAGACATCTCTGGACTTCCTCTTCTACTTTGGGATTCCCATGGAGGATGGCCCCCACCCTGGCCTCTACCCCCTGACTCAGCCAGTTGCAG GCCTCCAGACCCAGCTGCTGGTAGAGGTGACAGGGCTAGGCTCCAGAGGCAAGCCCGGAGACCCTCGACCACACTTCTCCCACATCGTCCTTCGAGGGGTCCCTGATGGTGCTGAGCAGGGCCGGGTGCCTCTGGAGCCCACAGGACCGCGGGAGCGTGGTCTCTTCACCGCCTCGCTCCCACCGGCGCTTCTGTCCACCACGGGACCCTTCACTGTGGAGCTGATCGGCCAGGACGGAGAGGGGCGAGGCCTGCACCGAGCGGCCACCCAGCCATGCACCGTGGTTCCCGTCCTTCTGGAG TTGGGCGGCTCCCCAGGGTTCCTGGCTCCAGGCAGCAAGGTCCCACTCAGCCTCCGCATCACTAGCTTCTCAGGTCCTCAGGATCTCGACCTTAGGACATCTGTCAGCCCCAGCTTCCCTCTCACCTCCAATCTCTCCAG GGTTCGCCTGGAACTGAATGAGTCCGCCTGGGGATTCCTATGCTTGGAGGTTCCGGACTCAGCCATGACAGACTCAGTGGTGACAGTGACTGTGACCGTGACAGGTCGAGAGGCTAGCCCAGGGCCTCCCACCCACGCTTTCCTCCGGCTCCTGGTGCTGGGCCCCGCCCTGCAG GTCAGGTCAGAACACCTCGGAGGAGCTGCAGGGACCTGTGtttggaggcaggagggagatggagacaaTGAAGAAGATGCCAGAGGCCCAGTGTGCAGGGACTCTCCTCACCTGTTTGAGGTATATGCTCTTCCCTGA
- the SAPCD1 gene encoding suppressor APC domain-containing protein 1 isoform X3, whose protein sequence is MGTRQERMGRDQPWHPWAWLCPSHLRAMGSQGPGGPPRVRAPYTVLLLPLGTSCRDPGARSFFLWLQRMQALEREQDALWQGLELLEHGQAWFEGRLREAQHQQLHLGALGENFLTDLHSEPRGPQLAQIQRVNMCLQNLIQEKELLRQKGGIRPKGETPQLGCPKMQKGPTRV, encoded by the exons ATGGGCACAAGGcaggagagaatggggagggacCAGCCCTGGCACCCGTGGGCGtggctctgcccttcccacctccgAGCCATGGGGAGCCAGGGTCCTGGTGGACCGCCCCGGGTCCGGGCTCCCTACACGGTTCTGCTGCTGCCTCTGGGAACAAGCTGCCGAGACCCAGGGGCCCGGAGCTTTTTCCTCTGG CTGCAGAGGATGCAGGCTCTGGAGAGGGAGCAGGACGCCCTGTGGCAGGGGCTGGAGCTGCTGGAGCATGGCCAGGCCTGGTTTGAGGGCCGTCTGAGGGAGGCCCAGCACCAACAGCTGCATCTAGGGGCCCTCGGTGAG AATTTTCTAACAGATTTACACTCAGAGCCTCGTGGCCCCCAGTTAGCCCAGATTCAAAGGGTGAACATGTGTTTGCAGAATCTGATTCAGGAGAAG gAGTTGCTGAGGCAGAAGGGAGGCATTCGGCCAAAAGGAGAGACCCCTCAGCTGGGCTGTCCCAAGATGCAGAAGGGCCCAACCCGTGTGTAA